Proteins from a single region of Theobroma cacao cultivar B97-61/B2 chromosome 10, Criollo_cocoa_genome_V2, whole genome shotgun sequence:
- the LOC18587283 gene encoding uncharacterized protein LOC18587283 isoform X1, translating to MLKTERMATVTAEQSRVAGVPERDIELAITALKKGAPLLKYGRRGKPKFCPFRLSNDESVLIWISGKEEKYLKLSHVSRIIPGQRTPIFQRYPRPEKEYQSFSLIYNDRSLDLICKDKDEAEVWFTGLKALISRGHHRKGRAESRSDGVSSEATSPRAHTQRSSPLSSPFGSGGSSQKDGMDPLRLHTPHESPPKTGLEKALSDVILYSVPPKVLYPSESACGSIHSLSSAGSDGAAGRIKAVNGDAFRVSLSSAVSSSSQGSGQYDGDALGDVFIWGEGTGDGVLGGGIHRTGNSGGVKIDSLLPKALESAVVLDVQNIACGGQHAALVTKQGEVFSWGEECGGRLGHGVDSDVSHPKLIDSLKNINVELVACGEYHSCAVTLSGEMYSWGGSSCNFGLLGHGHETSQWVPKKLNGPLEGIHVSSVSCGPWHTAVVTSAGQLFTFGDGTFGVLGHGDRKSVSVPREVESLKGLRTVRASCGVWHTAAVVEVMVGSSSSSNCSSGKLFTWGDGDKGRLGHGDKEARLVPTCVAALVEPNFCHVVCGHSMTVALTTNGHVYTMGSPVYGQLGNSQADGKHPVRVEGKLTKNFVEEIACGAYHVAVLTSRTEVYTWGKGANGRLGHGDTDDRSSPCLVEALKDKQVKSIVCGTSFTAAICLHKSVSSIDQSKCSGCRLLFNFKRKRHNCYNCGLVFCNSCSSKKSFKASMAPNPNKPYRVCDNCFAKLTKASETNSSTHYALSRRGSMNQGLNEGVEKTEKLDSRTHAQLSRNGSIESSKELEGGSSKRNKRLDFYSTRVSPFPNGVSQCAPQNSSKTSNALFGSSKKFFSASLPGSRIVSRATSPTSRRSSPPRATTPTPTLSGFASMKVVVDDAKRTNDGLSEEVIKLRTQVEELTRKAQLQEVELERTTKQLKEAIAVAAEETAKSKAAKEVIKSLTAQLKDMAERLPIGAARSSNSPSFCYSSSTPPREVSSAGNEQLGGPMSCHEIDSNGSNSLVISNGSGTSNQHLSIHTEVSHLDGTARNRNRTTKVEPTHGDEWVEQDEPGVYITLVALPGGVKDLKRVRFSRKRFSEKQAEQWWAANRARVYQRYNVPLVDKPSVGVGREGLAH from the exons ATGCTGAAGACGGAAAGGATGGCTACGGTGACGGCGGAGCAGTCGAGGGTGGCGGGTGTACCGGAGAGGGACATAGAGTTG GCCATCACTGCCCTTAAAAAAGGAGCACCATTGCTCAAATATGGTCGTAGAGGAAAGCCCAAATTTTGTCCCTTCAGGCTGTCCAAT GATGAATCTGTTCTAATATGGATCTCTGGGAAGGAGGAAAAATACCTTAAACTAAGCCATGTCTCCAGAATCATACCTGGTCAGCGGACA CCAATATTTCAGAGGTATCCTCGGCCTGAAAAAGAATACCAatcattttctcttatatATAATGATAGGTCACTAGATTTG ATTTGCAAGGATAAAGATGAAGCTGAAGTCTGGTTTACAGGTCTGAAGGCACTGATATCGCGTGGTCATCATCGGAAAGGAAGAGCTGAATCTAGAAGTGATGGAGTTTCATCTGAAGCTACTAGTCCTAGAGCACATACCCAAAGAAGTTCGCCTCTGAGCTCGCCATTTGGTAGCGGTGGTAGTTCACAGAAG GATGGGATGGATCCCCTTCGCCTTCATACTCCACATGAGAGTCCTCCTAAAACTGGATTAGAGAAGGCTTTGTCTGATGTAATATTGTATTCTGTGCCTCCCAAAGTGTTATATCCTTCGGAATCGGCTTGTGGGTCAATCCATTCTCTGTCATCAGCAGGCTCAGATGGAGCAGCTGGGCGCATAAAAGCTGTGAATGGCGATGCTTTCAGAGTTAGTTTATCAAGTGCTGTTAGCTCCTCAAGTCAGGGGTCTGGTCAATATGATGGTGATGCTTTAGGGGATGTTTTTATATGGGGTGAAGGCACTGGTGATGGTGTATTGGGTGGGGGAATACATAGAACTGGAAATTCCGGTGGTGTTAAGATAGATTCTCTTCTGCCTAAAGCTTTGGAATCTGCAGTTGTTTTGGATGTTCAGAACATAGCTTGTGGTGGGCAACATGCTGCCTTGGTAACCAAGCAAGGAGAGGTTTTCTCTTGGGGAGAGGAATGTGGGGGCAGATTGGGGCATGGTGTGGATTCTGATGTCTCCCATCCAAAACTTATAgattctcttaaaaatataaatgttgAACTCGTAGCATGTGGGGAGTACCATTCTTGTGCTGTAACACTTTCTGGTGAAATGTACTCATGGGGTGGTAGTTCTTGCAATTTTGGTTTACTTGGCCATGGACATGAAACAAGTCAATGGGTTccaaagaaattaaatggacCTTTGGAGGGAATACATGTTTCATCAGTGTCCTGTGGACCGTGGCACACAGCTGTTGTCACTTCTGCTGGACAATTATTTACTTTTGGTGATGGAACATTTGGTGTTTTAGGACATGGAGATCGTAAAAGTGTTTCTGTACCCAGGGAAGTGGAGTCCCTTAAGGGCCTACGCACTGTGCGGGCATCTTGTGGTGTTTGGCACACTGCTGCTGTTGTTGAGGTTATGGTTGGGTCTTCGAGCTCCAGTAATTGCTCTTCAGGAAAACTTTTTACTTGGGGGGATGGTGATAAAGGTCGTCTGGGGCATGGTGACAAAGAAGCTAGATTGGTGCCCACTTGTGTTGCTGCTCTGGTTGAGCCTAACTTTTGTCATGTTGTCTGTGGGCACAGCATGACTGTTGCACTAACAACCAATGGCCATGTCTATACCATGGGTAGCCCTGTTTATGGGCAATTGGGGAATTCTCAAGCTGATGGAAAACACCCTGTTCGTGTTGAGGGAAAGCTTACAAAGAATTTTGTGGAAGAAATAGCTTGTGGTGCTTACCATGTTGCTGTTTTAACTTCAAGAACTGAAGTTTACACTTGGGGAAAGGGTGCAAATGGACGATTAGGTCATGGGGATACCGATGATAGAAGTTCTCCATGTCTTGTTGAAGCTCTAAAAGACAAACAGGTCAAGAGTATTGTTTGTGGCACTAGTTTTACTGCAGCTATCTGTCTTCATAAGTCAGTCTCCAGTATTGATCAATCGAAATGTTCTGGCTGCCGTCTTTTGttcaatttcaaaagaaaacgTCATAACTGTTACAATTGTGGACTCGTATTCTGCAATTCATGCAGCAGTAAGAAGTCTTTTAAAGCTTCCATGGCACCAAACCCTAACAAACCTTATCGTGTCTGTGATAATTGTTTTGCCAAACTCACAAAAGCTTCTGAAACCAACTCTTCAACCCATTATGCTCTGAGTAGAAGAGGGAGTATGAATCAGGGACTAAATGAAGGTGTTGAGAAGACTGAGAAGTTGGATTCAAGAACCCATGCCCAACTCAGTCGAAATGGTTCTATTGAATCATCTAAAGAATTGGAAGGTGGATCTTctaaaagaaacaagagatTGGATTTTTATAGCACTCGAGTTTCACCTTTTCCAAATGGAGTTTCTCAATGTGCTCCGCAAAACAGTTCCAAAACTTCGAATGCTTTATTTGGGTCATCCAAGAAATTTTTCTCAGCTTCTCTTCCTGGATCACGGATTGTATCTCGAGCGACATCACCTACCTCTAGACGATCTAGCCCACCTCGTGCTACAACACCAACACCAACTCTGTCAGGGTTTGCATCAATGAAAGTTGTTGTGGATGATGCTAAAAGGACAAATGATGGTCTAAGTGAAgaagtaattaaattaagaactcag GTTGAGGAACTTACTCGCAAGGCACAACTTCAAGAAGTTGAGCTGGAAAGAACAACTAAACAGCTGAAGGAAGCCATAGCGGTAGCAGCAGAAGAGACTGCAAAAAGCAAAGCAGCAAAGGAAGTCATAAAGTCACTCACTGCTCAA TTGAAGGATATGGCTGAAAGGTTACCAATTGGAGCAGCGAGAAGCAGCAATTCACCCTCCTTTTGTTATTCTAGTTCAACTCCGCCTCGGGAAGTTTCTTCTGCAGGCAATGAGCAATTGGGTGGTCCCATGAGTTGCCATGAAATAGATTCAAATGGATCAAACAGCCTAGTGATCTCTAATGGCTCAGGAACTAGTAATCAGCACCTTTCGATTCACACCGAAGTATCCCATTTGGATGGAACAGCAAGGAATAGGAACAGAACTACGAAAGTGGAACCCACCCATGGGGATGAATGGGTTGAGCAAGATGAGCCTGGTGTATATATTACCCTTGTTGCATTGCCTGGAGGTGTTAAGGATCTTAAGCGTGTTCGGTTCAG TCGGAAGCGTTTCAGTGAAAAACAAGCAGAACAGTGGTGGGCGGCAAACAGGGCTAGAGTATATCAGCGGTATAACGTTCCCTTGGTCGACAAACCTAGTGTTGGTGTGGGGAGGGAAGGGTTAGCTCATTGA
- the LOC18587283 gene encoding uncharacterized protein LOC18587283 isoform X2, translating to MLKTERMATVTAEQSRVAGVPERDIELAITALKKGAPLLKYGRRGKPKFCPFRLSNDESVLIWISGKEEKYLKLSHVSRIIPGQRTICKDKDEAEVWFTGLKALISRGHHRKGRAESRSDGVSSEATSPRAHTQRSSPLSSPFGSGGSSQKDGMDPLRLHTPHESPPKTGLEKALSDVILYSVPPKVLYPSESACGSIHSLSSAGSDGAAGRIKAVNGDAFRVSLSSAVSSSSQGSGQYDGDALGDVFIWGEGTGDGVLGGGIHRTGNSGGVKIDSLLPKALESAVVLDVQNIACGGQHAALVTKQGEVFSWGEECGGRLGHGVDSDVSHPKLIDSLKNINVELVACGEYHSCAVTLSGEMYSWGGSSCNFGLLGHGHETSQWVPKKLNGPLEGIHVSSVSCGPWHTAVVTSAGQLFTFGDGTFGVLGHGDRKSVSVPREVESLKGLRTVRASCGVWHTAAVVEVMVGSSSSSNCSSGKLFTWGDGDKGRLGHGDKEARLVPTCVAALVEPNFCHVVCGHSMTVALTTNGHVYTMGSPVYGQLGNSQADGKHPVRVEGKLTKNFVEEIACGAYHVAVLTSRTEVYTWGKGANGRLGHGDTDDRSSPCLVEALKDKQVKSIVCGTSFTAAICLHKSVSSIDQSKCSGCRLLFNFKRKRHNCYNCGLVFCNSCSSKKSFKASMAPNPNKPYRVCDNCFAKLTKASETNSSTHYALSRRGSMNQGLNEGVEKTEKLDSRTHAQLSRNGSIESSKELEGGSSKRNKRLDFYSTRVSPFPNGVSQCAPQNSSKTSNALFGSSKKFFSASLPGSRIVSRATSPTSRRSSPPRATTPTPTLSGFASMKVVVDDAKRTNDGLSEEVIKLRTQVEELTRKAQLQEVELERTTKQLKEAIAVAAEETAKSKAAKEVIKSLTAQLKDMAERLPIGAARSSNSPSFCYSSSTPPREVSSAGNEQLGGPMSCHEIDSNGSNSLVISNGSGTSNQHLSIHTEVSHLDGTARNRNRTTKVEPTHGDEWVEQDEPGVYITLVALPGGVKDLKRVRFSRKRFSEKQAEQWWAANRARVYQRYNVPLVDKPSVGVGREGLAH from the exons ATGCTGAAGACGGAAAGGATGGCTACGGTGACGGCGGAGCAGTCGAGGGTGGCGGGTGTACCGGAGAGGGACATAGAGTTG GCCATCACTGCCCTTAAAAAAGGAGCACCATTGCTCAAATATGGTCGTAGAGGAAAGCCCAAATTTTGTCCCTTCAGGCTGTCCAAT GATGAATCTGTTCTAATATGGATCTCTGGGAAGGAGGAAAAATACCTTAAACTAAGCCATGTCTCCAGAATCATACCTGGTCAGCGGACA ATTTGCAAGGATAAAGATGAAGCTGAAGTCTGGTTTACAGGTCTGAAGGCACTGATATCGCGTGGTCATCATCGGAAAGGAAGAGCTGAATCTAGAAGTGATGGAGTTTCATCTGAAGCTACTAGTCCTAGAGCACATACCCAAAGAAGTTCGCCTCTGAGCTCGCCATTTGGTAGCGGTGGTAGTTCACAGAAG GATGGGATGGATCCCCTTCGCCTTCATACTCCACATGAGAGTCCTCCTAAAACTGGATTAGAGAAGGCTTTGTCTGATGTAATATTGTATTCTGTGCCTCCCAAAGTGTTATATCCTTCGGAATCGGCTTGTGGGTCAATCCATTCTCTGTCATCAGCAGGCTCAGATGGAGCAGCTGGGCGCATAAAAGCTGTGAATGGCGATGCTTTCAGAGTTAGTTTATCAAGTGCTGTTAGCTCCTCAAGTCAGGGGTCTGGTCAATATGATGGTGATGCTTTAGGGGATGTTTTTATATGGGGTGAAGGCACTGGTGATGGTGTATTGGGTGGGGGAATACATAGAACTGGAAATTCCGGTGGTGTTAAGATAGATTCTCTTCTGCCTAAAGCTTTGGAATCTGCAGTTGTTTTGGATGTTCAGAACATAGCTTGTGGTGGGCAACATGCTGCCTTGGTAACCAAGCAAGGAGAGGTTTTCTCTTGGGGAGAGGAATGTGGGGGCAGATTGGGGCATGGTGTGGATTCTGATGTCTCCCATCCAAAACTTATAgattctcttaaaaatataaatgttgAACTCGTAGCATGTGGGGAGTACCATTCTTGTGCTGTAACACTTTCTGGTGAAATGTACTCATGGGGTGGTAGTTCTTGCAATTTTGGTTTACTTGGCCATGGACATGAAACAAGTCAATGGGTTccaaagaaattaaatggacCTTTGGAGGGAATACATGTTTCATCAGTGTCCTGTGGACCGTGGCACACAGCTGTTGTCACTTCTGCTGGACAATTATTTACTTTTGGTGATGGAACATTTGGTGTTTTAGGACATGGAGATCGTAAAAGTGTTTCTGTACCCAGGGAAGTGGAGTCCCTTAAGGGCCTACGCACTGTGCGGGCATCTTGTGGTGTTTGGCACACTGCTGCTGTTGTTGAGGTTATGGTTGGGTCTTCGAGCTCCAGTAATTGCTCTTCAGGAAAACTTTTTACTTGGGGGGATGGTGATAAAGGTCGTCTGGGGCATGGTGACAAAGAAGCTAGATTGGTGCCCACTTGTGTTGCTGCTCTGGTTGAGCCTAACTTTTGTCATGTTGTCTGTGGGCACAGCATGACTGTTGCACTAACAACCAATGGCCATGTCTATACCATGGGTAGCCCTGTTTATGGGCAATTGGGGAATTCTCAAGCTGATGGAAAACACCCTGTTCGTGTTGAGGGAAAGCTTACAAAGAATTTTGTGGAAGAAATAGCTTGTGGTGCTTACCATGTTGCTGTTTTAACTTCAAGAACTGAAGTTTACACTTGGGGAAAGGGTGCAAATGGACGATTAGGTCATGGGGATACCGATGATAGAAGTTCTCCATGTCTTGTTGAAGCTCTAAAAGACAAACAGGTCAAGAGTATTGTTTGTGGCACTAGTTTTACTGCAGCTATCTGTCTTCATAAGTCAGTCTCCAGTATTGATCAATCGAAATGTTCTGGCTGCCGTCTTTTGttcaatttcaaaagaaaacgTCATAACTGTTACAATTGTGGACTCGTATTCTGCAATTCATGCAGCAGTAAGAAGTCTTTTAAAGCTTCCATGGCACCAAACCCTAACAAACCTTATCGTGTCTGTGATAATTGTTTTGCCAAACTCACAAAAGCTTCTGAAACCAACTCTTCAACCCATTATGCTCTGAGTAGAAGAGGGAGTATGAATCAGGGACTAAATGAAGGTGTTGAGAAGACTGAGAAGTTGGATTCAAGAACCCATGCCCAACTCAGTCGAAATGGTTCTATTGAATCATCTAAAGAATTGGAAGGTGGATCTTctaaaagaaacaagagatTGGATTTTTATAGCACTCGAGTTTCACCTTTTCCAAATGGAGTTTCTCAATGTGCTCCGCAAAACAGTTCCAAAACTTCGAATGCTTTATTTGGGTCATCCAAGAAATTTTTCTCAGCTTCTCTTCCTGGATCACGGATTGTATCTCGAGCGACATCACCTACCTCTAGACGATCTAGCCCACCTCGTGCTACAACACCAACACCAACTCTGTCAGGGTTTGCATCAATGAAAGTTGTTGTGGATGATGCTAAAAGGACAAATGATGGTCTAAGTGAAgaagtaattaaattaagaactcag GTTGAGGAACTTACTCGCAAGGCACAACTTCAAGAAGTTGAGCTGGAAAGAACAACTAAACAGCTGAAGGAAGCCATAGCGGTAGCAGCAGAAGAGACTGCAAAAAGCAAAGCAGCAAAGGAAGTCATAAAGTCACTCACTGCTCAA TTGAAGGATATGGCTGAAAGGTTACCAATTGGAGCAGCGAGAAGCAGCAATTCACCCTCCTTTTGTTATTCTAGTTCAACTCCGCCTCGGGAAGTTTCTTCTGCAGGCAATGAGCAATTGGGTGGTCCCATGAGTTGCCATGAAATAGATTCAAATGGATCAAACAGCCTAGTGATCTCTAATGGCTCAGGAACTAGTAATCAGCACCTTTCGATTCACACCGAAGTATCCCATTTGGATGGAACAGCAAGGAATAGGAACAGAACTACGAAAGTGGAACCCACCCATGGGGATGAATGGGTTGAGCAAGATGAGCCTGGTGTATATATTACCCTTGTTGCATTGCCTGGAGGTGTTAAGGATCTTAAGCGTGTTCGGTTCAG TCGGAAGCGTTTCAGTGAAAAACAAGCAGAACAGTGGTGGGCGGCAAACAGGGCTAGAGTATATCAGCGGTATAACGTTCCCTTGGTCGACAAACCTAGTGTTGGTGTGGGGAGGGAAGGGTTAGCTCATTGA